Proteins from one Salvelinus sp. IW2-2015 linkage group LG32, ASM291031v2, whole genome shotgun sequence genomic window:
- the LOC111956401 gene encoding carbonic anhydrase 4-like, giving the protein MNRLVVINVALFVLTAISAAGGSWCYHDPSCGDTTWPTIATEHCNGSRQSPINIVSASAVVDATLTTFTFTKYGDNYTMKNIKNTGKTVIVKLRSGVQVTGGALSEAYDSLQFHLHWGNGTSVPGSEHTVDGTRYPMELHIVNAKSSHNGNTTTAVTDSTGLAALGFFIETMPGNVTGSPAAWNTLTSYLANITLKDDIVNITHAISLDELLEGVDRTKYYRYNGSLTTPNCNEAVVWTVFKDPIKVSQDLIDLFSTKLHIDHNSTSDLMTNVFRNKKPVNGRVVRTQGSSSTALPPSGASTTNSSLGLMALVWMLLMV; this is encoded by the exons ATGAATCGACTTGTGGTTATCAATGTGGCTCTATTTGTCCTCACTGCAATCAGTGCTGCAGGCGGTT CGTGGTGTTACCATGATCCTAGTTGTG GTGACACCACTTGGCCCACCATTGCCACAGAACATTGCAATGGATCGCGACAGTCTCCCATCAACATTGTCTCCGCATCGGCAGTGGTTGATGCAACCCTGACAACCTTCACCTTCACCAAATACGGAGACAATTATACAATGAAGAATATCAAGAACACTGGCAAAACTG tCATAGTCAAGCTGAGGAGTGGAGTCCAGGTTACAGGTGGGGCACTGTCTGAGGCCTATGACAGCCTGCAGTTTCACCTCCACTGGGGGAACGGTACCTCAGTACCTGGGTCGGAGCACACAGTGGATGGAACACGCTACCCCATGGAG TTGCACATAGTAAATGCCAAGTCTTCGCACAACGGTAACACGACCACGGCCGTTACAGACAGCACGGGACTCGCTGCTCTTGGTTTTTTCATAGAG ACCATGCCGGGCAATGTGACTGGTTCCCCAGCAGCATGGAATACTCTGACATCATACTTGGCCAACATCACActaaaag ATGATATTGTGAACATTACTCATGCTATTTCATTGGATGAGCTCCTGGAAGGGGTGGACCGTACCAAATACTACCGTTACAATGGATCACTGACTACTCCAAATTGCAATGAGGCTGTGGTTTGGACCGTGTTCAAGGACCCTATCAAAGTCAGCCAGGACTTG ATTGATCTGTTcagcacaaaattgcacattGACCACAACTCCACCTCTGACTTGATGACCAACGTCTTCAGAAACAAAAAGCCTGTCAACGGCCGGGTGGTGAGAACCCAGGGCAGCTCATCCACAGCCCTGCCACCATCGGGAGCCTCCACAACGAACTCCTCTCTGGGCCTCATGGCCCTGGTCTGGATGCTGCTGATGGTTTAG